A portion of the Lolium rigidum isolate FL_2022 chromosome 1, APGP_CSIRO_Lrig_0.1, whole genome shotgun sequence genome contains these proteins:
- the LOC124685273 gene encoding MADS-box transcription factor 55-like yields MARERREIRRIESAAARQVTFSKRRRGLFKKAEELGVLCDADVALVVFSSTGKLSQFASSSMDEIIDKYSTHSKNLGKSQEKPALDLNVEHSKYNSLNEQLAEASLHLRHMRGEELGGMSVGELQQMEKDLETGLQRVLSTKDQQFMQQISDLQQKGTQLAEENMRLRNQMPQVPTAGMMAVADTENVVTEDVLSSESVMTAVHSGSSQDNDDGSDISLKLALPWK; encoded by the exons ATGGCGCGGGAGAGGCGGGAGATACGGCGGATAgagagcgcggcggcgcggcaggtcACCTTCTCCAAGCGGAGGCGCGGGCTCTTCAAGAAGGCCGAGGAGCTCGGCGTGCTCTGCGACGCCGACGTCGCGCTCGTCGTCTTCTCCTCCACCGGCAAACTCTCCCAGTTCGCAAGCTCCAG TATGGACGAGATCATTGACAAGTACAGTACTCATTCAAAGAACCTGGGGAAATCACAAGAGAAGCCTGCACTTGATTTGAAT GTAGAGCACAGCAAGTATAACAGTTTGAATGAACAACTCGCTGAAGCAAGTCTTCACCTTAG ACACATGAGAGGTGAGGAACTTGGGGGAATGAGTGTTGGGGAACTGcagcagatggaaaaggatcttGAAACAGGACTGCAGAGGGTGCTTAGTACAAAG GACCAACAATTCATGCAACAGATCAGTGACCTCCAACAAAAG GGCACACAGCTGGCAGAAGAGAACATGCGCTTGAGAAACCAA ATGCCTCAGGTGCCCACGGCCGGCATGATGGCTGTTGCCGATACTGAAAATGTTGTCACTGAAGATGTTCTTTCATCTGAATCTGTTATGACGGCAGTACATTCCGGAAGCTCGCAGGACAATGACGACGGTTCTGATATATCCCTGAAACTAGC GTTGCCTTGGAAGTAA